In Oceanidesulfovibrio indonesiensis, a single genomic region encodes these proteins:
- a CDS encoding F0F1 ATP synthase subunit C, whose product MDSMSLIGMISIFTAGITIAIGAIGPALGEGRAVAAALSAIAQQPDETSTITRTLFVGLAMIESTAIYCFVVSMIVLFANPFWDAVQAAGGGG is encoded by the coding sequence ATGGATAGCATGAGTCTCATAGGAATGATCTCGATCTTCACGGCCGGGATCACCATCGCCATCGGAGCCATCGGTCCGGCCCTGGGCGAAGGCAGGGCCGTGGCCGCGGCGCTTTCCGCCATAGCCCAGCAGCCCGACGAAACAAGCACCATCACCAGAACGCTTTTCGTTGGTCTGGCGATGATCGAGTCCACGGCCATCTACTGCTTTGTGGTGTCCATGATCGTGCTGTTCGCCAACCCGTTCTGGGACGCCGTGCAGGCGGCTGGCGGAGGAGGCTAG
- a CDS encoding F0F1 ATP synthase subunit gamma has translation METIQDLQRRIGGTEDLGSVVRTMKSLAAVSIRQYDEAARSLAEYENAVRMGLGYVLYDWPFSPVEKASAAKPLSLVIGSDQGMCGKLNEEVYEKCRKAIDAITESPADRVFIVMGERMAGQFIESADQPHKIFTLPNSVAGLGPAVTRLLSEVNGVREQRGVTALHVFHAIQGEGQATSARHAMLWPIQQAVLEEIRSHQKTQHKTRSLPYYTLDRQVIFSELVGHFLFGSLFRALAASLAAENAARLAAMQGAEKNIDNQLEELRAQYRQRRQMNITEELLDIVSGFKALEEQS, from the coding sequence ATGGAGACCATTCAGGACCTGCAACGCCGTATCGGGGGCACGGAAGATCTGGGCTCGGTTGTGCGCACCATGAAGTCGCTGGCCGCGGTATCCATCCGTCAGTACGACGAGGCGGCGCGGTCTCTGGCCGAGTATGAAAACGCCGTGCGCATGGGGCTGGGCTATGTGCTCTACGACTGGCCCTTTTCGCCCGTGGAGAAAGCATCGGCTGCCAAGCCGCTCTCGCTGGTCATCGGCTCGGACCAGGGCATGTGCGGCAAGCTCAACGAGGAAGTCTACGAAAAATGCAGAAAGGCCATTGACGCCATAACCGAAAGCCCGGCTGATCGCGTGTTCATCGTCATGGGCGAGCGCATGGCCGGCCAGTTCATCGAATCCGCCGACCAGCCACACAAGATTTTCACTCTGCCCAACTCGGTCGCCGGACTCGGTCCGGCCGTCACCAGATTGCTCTCGGAGGTGAACGGGGTGCGGGAGCAGCGCGGCGTCACGGCGCTCCATGTGTTCCACGCCATCCAGGGGGAAGGCCAGGCAACCTCCGCCCGTCACGCCATGCTCTGGCCAATCCAGCAGGCGGTGCTCGAAGAAATCCGTTCACATCAAAAGACGCAGCACAAGACGAGGAGTCTGCCGTACTACACGCTGGACAGGCAGGTGATTTTCTCCGAGCTCGTGGGGCACTTTCTGTTCGGTTCACTCTTCCGGGCGCTCGCCGCCTCTCTGGCGGCGGAGAACGCCGCGCGCCTCGCCGCCATGCAGGGCGCGGAAAAGAACATCGACAACCAGCTGGAGGAACTCCGGGCGCAGTATCGCCAGCGCCGGCAAATGAACATCACCGAGGAATTGCTGGACATCGTGTCCGGATTCAAAGCTCTGGAAGAGCAATCGTGA
- a CDS encoding energy-coupling factor ABC transporter ATP-binding protein, translated as MITIENCSYRHRQQSREEKDALRDVSFSVERGALLCLAGPNGSGKSTLLGLLAGLLTPTSGRIIVGGHASPGAEDDIRKVVALVLQEADLQVLGATVEEDLLLGSPPGDVDAARIAREHASRLGIAHLMERPVSALSHGEKRKLCIAAQLAGGPQVLLLDEPFSGLDYPGILEMRSILAANREAGLTQIVSTHDLEPLADMTDSLVLLRRGTLALHGPVAEQLDRVAELGVRPPCSWSASRTLAPWK; from the coding sequence ATGATCACCATCGAGAATTGCTCCTACCGCCACCGGCAGCAGAGCCGCGAGGAAAAGGACGCCCTCCGGGATGTCTCCTTTTCCGTGGAGCGCGGAGCCCTGCTCTGTCTGGCAGGGCCCAACGGCAGCGGCAAATCCACCCTGCTCGGCCTGCTCGCCGGGCTGCTCACGCCCACGTCCGGCCGGATAATCGTCGGCGGCCACGCCAGCCCGGGCGCGGAGGACGACATCCGCAAGGTCGTGGCCCTGGTGCTCCAGGAAGCGGATCTTCAGGTGCTCGGCGCCACGGTGGAGGAGGATCTGCTCCTCGGCTCCCCCCCCGGCGACGTTGACGCCGCCCGGATCGCCCGCGAACATGCCTCCAGGCTCGGCATCGCCCACCTCATGGAACGGCCGGTCTCCGCCCTTTCCCACGGCGAAAAGCGCAAGCTATGCATCGCGGCGCAGCTCGCCGGCGGACCGCAGGTGCTTCTTCTGGACGAGCCCTTCAGCGGTCTCGACTATCCCGGCATCCTGGAGATGCGCTCCATCCTGGCTGCAAACCGCGAGGCCGGCCTCACACAGATAGTCTCCACCCATGACCTTGAGCCTCTGGCCGACATGACGGACAGCCTTGTCCTGCTCCGCAGGGGGACGCTCGCCCTGCACGGCCCTGTGGCCGAGCAGCTGGACCGCGTGGCCGAGCTCGGCGTGCGGCCGCCCTGCTCCTGGTCCGCCTCGCGCACGCTCGCGCCGTGGAAATGA
- a CDS encoding F0F1 ATP synthase subunit B family protein: protein MLIDWFTVAAQAVNFIILMILLKVFLYDKIVQAMKKREQNIQDRLHEARKEREEAEEEKRQYEAEQRELEQKKEELLKNAKNEARERREELLEVARRDAQALRRDLEDAVRQESESLVQTFREEASRLCLELARRSISAMADANIQEQAASAFRRVLAEADEQTVSRLRNASQKEGGKATVFSAAELPGPAESAVTRAVQEMLGEDTDVQHRVDEELVLGLELRCGGRSLGWTVRDYLDSVSGEVRTLLAQEQLGAKAQDSPESKSEEGDSSEESGSQEHAAVQASAEKLQTRGEAGGE, encoded by the coding sequence GTGCTGATCGACTGGTTCACCGTAGCTGCGCAAGCAGTCAACTTCATCATCCTGATGATCCTGCTCAAGGTCTTTCTCTACGACAAGATAGTGCAGGCCATGAAGAAACGGGAGCAGAACATTCAGGACAGACTCCACGAAGCCCGCAAGGAGCGCGAGGAGGCTGAGGAAGAGAAACGCCAGTATGAGGCTGAGCAGCGCGAGCTTGAGCAGAAGAAGGAGGAGTTGCTCAAGAACGCCAAAAATGAGGCCAGAGAACGCCGCGAAGAGTTGCTGGAGGTGGCCAGACGCGACGCCCAGGCCTTGCGGCGGGATCTTGAGGATGCGGTGCGCCAGGAGAGCGAGTCACTGGTGCAGACCTTCCGCGAAGAGGCGTCCAGGCTGTGCCTGGAGCTTGCACGCCGCAGCATCTCGGCCATGGCCGATGCGAATATCCAGGAACAGGCCGCGTCTGCATTCCGTAGAGTTCTGGCCGAAGCAGATGAGCAGACCGTGTCCAGGCTCAGGAACGCTTCACAAAAGGAAGGCGGCAAAGCCACGGTGTTCAGCGCTGCGGAATTGCCAGGGCCGGCCGAGAGCGCCGTAACCCGAGCTGTTCAAGAGATGCTGGGCGAGGATACGGACGTGCAACACCGTGTGGACGAAGAACTGGTGCTGGGTCTGGAGCTTCGTTGCGGTGGGCGCAGCCTGGGCTGGACTGTTCGCGACTATCTGGACTCCGTTTCCGGCGAAGTGCGCACACTGCTGGCTCAGGAACAGTTGGGCGCGAAGGCGCAGGATTCCCCTGAAAGTAAATCCGAGGAGGGAGACTCCAGCGAGGAGAGCGGCAGTCAGGAGCATGCCGCAGTTCAAGCCTCGGCCGAAAAACTGCAAACAAGGGGCGAGGCTGGTGGCGAATAG
- a CDS encoding biotin/lipoyl-binding protein, translated as MQIKPEINALVEGVHASEGSRVSPGQLLYILGAKTIQNELDSARAPMGVAVVCGLTMTTLLTRVVL; from the coding sequence GTGCAGATCAAGCCGGAAATCAACGCCCTTGTCGAGGGGGTCCATGCCAGCGAAGGGTCCAGGGTATCCCCCGGCCAACTGCTCTATATCCTGGGTGCGAAAACCATCCAAAACGAGCTGGACTCGGCGCGCGCTCCCATGGGCGTGGCTGTTGTTTGCGGACTGACAATGACCACGCTGCTCACCCGGGTAGTGCTTTAG
- a CDS encoding F0F1 ATP synthase subunit A, with product MQLKDISPDAVVYYSIGPFDLNATIVFTWGIMALLVITSMIVTANLSTTGKMGRLQNMLEIIVQGMRDQIREISGGQEPGIYLPFIGTLFLFILVSNILAVVPGFQPPTASLSTTAALAVCVFLAVFIYGIAKQGVAGYFKHYLKPTPIMLPFNIIGEFSRTLALAVRLFGNMMSGVKIAGILLIVVPLIFPVVMQVLGLLTGVIQAYIFAVLAMVYIASATRTHMESQQKAEAQEQGESDNG from the coding sequence ATGCAACTCAAGGACATCAGTCCGGACGCGGTTGTCTATTATTCAATCGGTCCGTTCGACCTGAACGCCACGATCGTGTTCACCTGGGGGATCATGGCATTGCTGGTCATCACTTCCATGATTGTCACGGCCAATCTGTCCACCACAGGAAAGATGGGCCGGCTCCAGAACATGCTGGAGATCATCGTGCAGGGCATGCGAGACCAGATCCGCGAGATAAGCGGCGGTCAGGAGCCGGGCATCTACCTGCCGTTCATCGGCACGCTCTTCCTCTTCATTCTGGTGAGCAACATCCTCGCCGTGGTGCCGGGGTTCCAGCCGCCCACGGCCTCTCTTTCCACCACCGCGGCCCTGGCTGTCTGCGTGTTTCTCGCCGTGTTCATCTACGGCATCGCCAAGCAGGGTGTGGCCGGCTACTTCAAGCACTATCTCAAACCCACGCCCATCATGCTGCCGTTCAACATAATCGGTGAGTTTTCGCGGACACTCGCCCTGGCGGTGCGTCTTTTCGGCAACATGATGAGCGGCGTGAAGATCGCGGGCATTCTGCTCATCGTGGTGCCGCTCATATTTCCTGTCGTCATGCAGGTGCTCGGCCTGCTCACCGGCGTGATCCAGGCGTACATCTTCGCCGTGCTCGCCATGGTGTACATCGCGTCCGCCACCCGCACGCACATGGAGTCGCAACAGAAGGCCGAAGCCCAAGAACAAGGAGAAAGCGACAATGGATAG
- a CDS encoding F0F1 ATP synthase subunit epsilon, translating to MHVRILLPEKVLAEHDGVAKVNGEALDGGFCLKPRHVDYVAVLGTGLVSITTDQGEEIFYAVAEGMVVKHGDEVRFAVRDGAGGSDLGRLREVIKERFAERDNDEIQAKSIAWKMEAGFIRRLMELERGY from the coding sequence ATGCACGTGCGCATTCTGCTGCCGGAAAAGGTGCTGGCTGAACACGATGGCGTGGCCAAAGTGAATGGCGAGGCCCTTGATGGGGGCTTTTGTCTCAAACCGAGGCATGTGGATTACGTGGCAGTGCTCGGAACAGGACTCGTGTCGATCACCACCGATCAGGGCGAGGAGATTTTCTACGCCGTGGCCGAGGGCATGGTGGTCAAGCACGGGGACGAGGTGCGCTTCGCTGTGCGGGACGGCGCTGGCGGAAGCGATCTGGGCCGGCTGCGTGAAGTCATCAAAGAACGCTTCGCGGAACGCGACAATGACGAAATACAGGCGAAGAGCATTGCCTGGAAAATGGAAGCCGGCTTCATCCGCCGGCTCATGGAGCTCGAGCGTGGCTACTGA
- the serS gene encoding serine--tRNA ligase produces MLDLKLVQKDPDRVRAALAARQASPKELERFLAVDEERRAIQRKTDELKSQRNAASQKVAQAKRSGEDAAELIAQLSQTSAKIKGLDEELKRLEEESHEILLGLPNIPHESTPVGASEEDNPVIDVWGEKPVFDFEVKDHHDLGIALGGLDFERAAKIAGARFAVTWGWASRLERALLNFMVDLHTSRHGYTEVTPPVIVNANALRGTGQLPKFEDDLFKLNHKDYYLIPTAEVPVTNLHAGEVLDEADLPRAYASPTQCYRSEAGSYGKDTRGLIRQHQFSKVELVRFVKPEDSYNELEKLRSHAEAVLQELNLHYRVVALCTGDIGFASARTYDLEVWLPGQDAYREISSCSNVEDFQARRADIRYKPAGQKKSAYVHTLNGSGLAVGRTMVAVMEQYQQADGSIRVPEALQPYMGGIEVVGQPTGT; encoded by the coding sequence ATGCTCGACCTGAAACTTGTCCAGAAGGACCCGGACCGCGTGCGCGCCGCCCTGGCCGCGCGTCAGGCATCCCCGAAAGAGCTCGAACGTTTCCTTGCCGTGGACGAGGAACGCCGAGCCATCCAGCGCAAGACCGACGAGCTCAAGAGTCAGCGCAACGCCGCCTCCCAAAAAGTGGCCCAGGCCAAACGCTCCGGCGAGGACGCCGCCGAGCTCATCGCGCAGCTTTCGCAGACGTCGGCCAAGATCAAGGGACTGGACGAGGAACTCAAGCGGCTTGAAGAAGAATCCCACGAGATATTGCTCGGCCTGCCGAATATCCCGCACGAGTCCACGCCGGTGGGCGCGTCCGAAGAGGACAACCCGGTCATTGACGTGTGGGGCGAGAAGCCCGTGTTCGATTTCGAGGTCAAGGACCACCACGATCTGGGCATCGCTCTGGGCGGCCTGGATTTCGAACGCGCGGCCAAGATCGCCGGCGCTCGCTTCGCCGTTACCTGGGGATGGGCCTCCCGCCTGGAGCGCGCCCTGCTCAATTTCATGGTGGATCTGCACACAAGCCGCCACGGCTACACCGAGGTCACGCCGCCGGTCATCGTAAACGCAAACGCTTTGCGCGGCACTGGCCAGCTGCCCAAGTTCGAGGACGACCTCTTCAAGCTCAACCACAAGGACTACTACCTCATCCCCACGGCCGAAGTGCCGGTGACCAACCTGCACGCCGGCGAAGTGCTGGACGAGGCCGACCTGCCCCGCGCGTACGCCTCGCCCACGCAGTGCTACCGTTCAGAGGCCGGCAGCTACGGCAAGGACACCCGCGGCCTCATCCGGCAGCATCAGTTCTCCAAGGTGGAACTTGTGCGCTTCGTGAAACCCGAGGATTCCTACAACGAACTGGAGAAGCTGCGCAGCCATGCAGAAGCGGTGCTGCAAGAGCTGAACCTGCACTACCGGGTGGTCGCCCTGTGCACTGGAGACATTGGATTCGCCTCGGCCAGGACGTACGACCTGGAGGTCTGGCTGCCCGGGCAGGACGCCTACAGGGAGATTTCGTCCTGCTCCAACGTCGAAGATTTCCAGGCCCGCCGCGCGGACATCCGTTATAAACCTGCCGGCCAGAAGAAATCCGCATACGTGCACACGCTCAACGGCTCCGGCCTTGCCGTTGGCCGCACCATGGTGGCCGTCATGGAGCAGTACCAGCAGGCAGACGGCTCCATCCGCGTGCCGGAAGCGCTCCAGCCGTACATGGGCGGCATCGAGGTTGTCGGACAGCCGACAGGCACTTGA
- a CDS encoding DUF4175 domain-containing protein yields the protein MFIIHFLIALVMALLVALLVTRGLRRRGPWPAIWPLIVLLLLASWAGGMWITPFGPSVWGVSLLPFAVFTILLALFLAVLPFGPNRRPEDENTQVEFVTNKDRYERERKDFVLGWVFWSLAVLLLLAIIIRYLLYPPTAV from the coding sequence ATGTTCATCATCCATTTCCTCATTGCACTCGTCATGGCCCTGCTCGTGGCGTTGCTCGTCACCCGGGGCTTACGCCGCCGGGGACCGTGGCCGGCAATCTGGCCGCTCATCGTATTGCTTCTGCTGGCTTCCTGGGCCGGCGGCATGTGGATCACCCCATTCGGGCCGAGCGTGTGGGGAGTGTCCCTGCTGCCGTTCGCCGTGTTCACGATTCTTCTGGCTCTTTTTCTGGCGGTCTTGCCCTTTGGTCCGAACAGGAGGCCGGAAGATGAAAACACGCAAGTCGAGTTCGTAACCAACAAAGATCGCTATGAACGTGAGCGCAAGGATTTCGTCCTTGGATGGGTGTTCTGGTCTCTCGCCGTCCTGCTTCTGCTGGCCATTATCATCCGCTACCTCCTGTATCCGCCCACGGCGGTCTGA
- a CDS encoding ATP synthase subunit I, producing MMVLFSEYSGLSEPLALAAGVGVGLFFFGGLWWTVRNLPASRNPALLIFASAVGRMLVACAGFLAATAGRPLSSILWIAGFLAMRIVLSRTLGAQPATREEKA from the coding sequence ATGATGGTTCTTTTCTCGGAATATTCCGGACTTTCGGAACCGTTGGCGCTCGCGGCAGGCGTGGGGGTGGGGCTGTTTTTCTTCGGCGGGCTCTGGTGGACTGTCCGTAACCTGCCTGCCTCCAGAAACCCTGCGCTGCTCATCTTTGCCAGTGCTGTCGGCCGCATGCTTGTTGCCTGTGCAGGTTTCCTCGCCGCCACAGCGGGCCGGCCGCTCTCCAGCATTCTCTGGATCGCCGGTTTCCTGGCCATGCGCATTGTTTTGTCGCGCACCCTGGGCGCTCAGCCTGCAACGAGAGAGGAGAAGGCCTGA
- a CDS encoding AtpZ/AtpI family protein: MATEDKDKPRHDQWAKKAESKEERKVKARKEGDRSVWFGLGMFGLVGWSVAVPTVVGALLGYWLDEKYPGARSWTLMGIVIGVLIGCLNAWRWMNKEGGKR; the protein is encoded by the coding sequence GTGGCTACTGAGGACAAAGACAAACCCCGGCATGACCAGTGGGCAAAAAAGGCCGAGTCCAAAGAGGAGCGCAAGGTCAAAGCGCGTAAAGAGGGGGACAGGTCGGTCTGGTTCGGGCTGGGCATGTTCGGTCTGGTGGGCTGGTCCGTGGCCGTTCCCACCGTGGTGGGCGCGCTGCTTGGCTACTGGCTCGATGAGAAATATCCCGGCGCACGCTCCTGGACGCTCATGGGCATCGTGATCGGCGTGCTCATCGGCTGTCTGAACGCCTGGCGCTGGATGAACAAGGAAGGTGGAAAGCGATGA
- the atpD gene encoding F0F1 ATP synthase subunit beta, whose amino-acid sequence MTRTTLTGAPLRPTGSVQSIRGSVLDARFEQGVPPINQLLKPVASDSMYVEVVSHLDEKTVRCIGLTSLDGLAEGEELEDLGRPLTAPVGTRNLGRMFNVFGQPIDHKEESLEDEERRNIFQPPLPLNRQTAAQEIFQTGIKAVDVLSPLERGGKGGLFGGAGVGKTVLIMEMIHNMAGVHKGVSLFCGIGERCREGEELYREMRDSGVLDNTVMVYAQMNEPPGARFRVGHVALTMAEFFRDDAGQDVLLLVDNIFRFIQAGMEVSGLLGRLPSRLGYQPTLGTELAELEERITSSRKAAVTSVQAVYVPADDFTDPAAVHTFGHLSSSIVLSRKRAGQGLYPAIDPLKSNSSMLVPEIVGERHYNIARSLRQELAAYEELKDIIAMLGMEELSPDDRRTVHRARRIERFLTQPFTVTEQFTNYEGKQVLLEDALDGFERILNDEFSDRPERDLYMIGTIDEAEKTGGAKESGPEKPETEES is encoded by the coding sequence ATGACCCGAACGACGCTCACTGGTGCCCCCCTGAGACCCACGGGCAGCGTGCAGTCCATCCGCGGCAGCGTTCTCGATGCACGCTTCGAGCAGGGCGTGCCGCCCATAAACCAATTGTTAAAGCCAGTCGCGAGCGACAGTATGTACGTGGAGGTGGTCAGCCATCTCGATGAAAAAACTGTGCGTTGCATCGGCCTGACGTCGCTGGACGGTCTGGCGGAGGGCGAGGAGCTGGAGGATCTGGGACGGCCCCTCACCGCGCCGGTGGGGACCAGAAACCTGGGCCGCATGTTCAATGTTTTTGGCCAGCCCATAGACCACAAAGAGGAGTCGCTGGAGGACGAAGAGCGCCGGAACATCTTCCAGCCGCCGCTGCCTCTGAACCGCCAGACCGCGGCGCAGGAGATATTCCAGACCGGCATCAAGGCTGTGGACGTGCTCTCCCCCCTGGAGCGGGGCGGCAAAGGCGGGCTTTTCGGCGGCGCCGGCGTGGGCAAGACCGTGCTCATCATGGAGATGATCCACAACATGGCCGGCGTGCACAAAGGCGTCAGCCTGTTCTGCGGCATCGGCGAGCGCTGCCGGGAGGGCGAGGAGCTCTATCGCGAGATGCGGGACTCCGGTGTGCTGGACAACACGGTGATGGTCTACGCGCAGATGAACGAGCCTCCTGGAGCGCGATTCCGCGTGGGCCACGTAGCGCTGACCATGGCCGAGTTTTTTCGCGACGACGCCGGGCAGGACGTGTTGCTGCTCGTCGACAACATCTTCCGCTTCATCCAGGCGGGCATGGAGGTCTCGGGCCTGCTGGGACGGCTGCCGTCCCGTCTCGGCTATCAGCCCACCCTGGGCACGGAACTGGCAGAGCTGGAGGAGCGGATCACCAGCTCCAGGAAGGCGGCGGTCACTTCCGTGCAGGCTGTCTACGTGCCGGCGGACGATTTCACGGATCCGGCGGCCGTGCATACCTTCGGCCACTTGTCCTCGTCCATCGTGCTTTCGCGAAAACGCGCCGGCCAGGGCTTGTACCCTGCCATCGACCCGCTCAAGTCCAACTCCTCCATGCTCGTGCCGGAAATCGTGGGCGAGCGGCATTACAACATCGCCCGGTCGCTCCGGCAGGAACTGGCAGCCTACGAAGAGCTCAAGGACATCATCGCCATGCTCGGCATGGAAGAGCTCTCCCCGGATGACCGGCGCACCGTACACCGTGCCCGGCGCATCGAACGGTTCCTTACACAGCCGTTTACGGTCACGGAGCAGTTCACCAACTACGAGGGCAAGCAGGTCCTGCTCGAAGACGCCCTGGATGGGTTCGAGCGGATTCTGAACGACGAATTCTCGGACAGGCCCGAACGGGATCTCTACATGATCGGAACCATCGACGAAGCTGAGAAGACCGGTGGTGCGAAGGAATCCGGGCCGGAGAAGCCCGAAACGGAGGAGTCGTAA
- a CDS encoding F0F1 ATP synthase subunit alpha, whose product MANSKERLHLRDAIAQSLTYLDRALERVEMDATYREVGRVVKVSAGVITSDGPSGVKSMELLEIGRERRRGLAFDVSSAKVGIVLLDEVEGIAAGDSVRRTGEVLQVPVGESAVGRIIDPLGLPLDGKGPVRSAQRLPVERPAPAILERAPVDVPLQTGLKVVDALIPVGRGQRELILGDRQTGKTAVALDAILNQKETGVVCIYCGVGKRVSAVARVVRDLERSGAMEYTAVILASEEDPPGRQFVAPYAAMSIAEYTMSRGKDALVVFDDLTRHARAYRELSLLLGRPPGREAYPGDIFYLHSRLLERSTRLRDKLGGGSVTALPIIETEEQNISAYIPTNLISITDGQIYLSPDLFRKGILPAVDVGRSVSRVGGKTQLPAYRRVAGDLRLAYSQFEELEAFSRFGTRLDEDTRRTLDRGRRVREILKQPRRQPITAAEQVAVLHAVNEGALDDLPLDDIAKAETAIRERIRKELPEIMQSIEAAEKLSDEDAEAIRKEAAKAVKEIFGYGG is encoded by the coding sequence GTGGCGAATAGCAAGGAACGCCTGCATCTGCGAGATGCAATCGCCCAGAGTCTCACCTATCTCGACCGCGCCTTGGAGCGCGTGGAGATGGATGCGACCTATCGCGAGGTCGGCCGCGTCGTCAAAGTGAGCGCCGGCGTCATCACCAGCGACGGCCCCTCCGGCGTCAAGTCCATGGAGCTTCTGGAGATAGGTCGCGAACGCCGTCGCGGTCTGGCTTTCGATGTTTCAAGCGCAAAGGTAGGCATCGTCCTGCTGGACGAGGTGGAAGGGATCGCTGCCGGCGATTCCGTGCGCCGCACCGGCGAGGTGCTGCAAGTGCCGGTTGGAGAATCGGCCGTGGGACGGATAATCGACCCCCTTGGGCTGCCCCTGGATGGCAAGGGGCCGGTGCGCTCGGCGCAACGGTTGCCTGTGGAGCGTCCCGCTCCGGCCATCCTGGAGCGCGCGCCCGTGGACGTGCCGTTGCAGACCGGACTCAAGGTCGTGGATGCGCTCATTCCCGTGGGGCGCGGTCAGCGGGAGCTGATCCTGGGCGATCGCCAGACCGGTAAGACAGCCGTGGCGCTGGACGCCATCCTCAACCAGAAAGAAACCGGCGTCGTCTGCATATACTGCGGCGTGGGCAAGCGGGTATCCGCAGTGGCGCGGGTGGTCCGCGACCTGGAACGGTCCGGCGCCATGGAGTACACCGCCGTCATCCTGGCCTCCGAGGAGGACCCGCCGGGCAGGCAGTTCGTAGCGCCGTATGCGGCCATGTCCATCGCCGAGTACACCATGTCCCGCGGCAAGGACGCCCTCGTGGTCTTCGACGACCTGACCCGACACGCACGGGCGTACCGTGAGCTTTCCCTGCTGCTGGGCCGTCCCCCCGGTCGCGAGGCATATCCCGGCGACATATTTTACCTCCACTCCAGGTTGCTGGAGCGCTCCACACGACTGCGCGACAAACTCGGCGGTGGCTCCGTCACTGCGCTGCCGATCATCGAGACCGAGGAGCAGAATATTTCCGCGTACATCCCGACCAACCTCATTTCCATCACGGACGGGCAGATATACCTTTCGCCGGATCTGTTCCGCAAAGGCATTCTCCCGGCTGTGGATGTCGGGCGTTCTGTCTCCCGGGTGGGTGGCAAAACCCAATTGCCGGCGTACCGCCGCGTGGCCGGCGACCTGCGTCTCGCGTACTCCCAGTTTGAGGAGCTGGAAGCATTCTCTCGCTTCGGCACGCGGCTTGACGAGGATACACGCCGGACCCTGGATCGCGGCCGACGGGTTCGGGAAATTCTCAAGCAACCCCGACGCCAGCCCATAACCGCAGCCGAGCAGGTGGCGGTGCTGCACGCCGTGAACGAAGGTGCGCTGGACGATCTGCCCCTCGATGACATCGCCAAAGCTGAAACAGCCATACGCGAGCGGATTCGCAAGGAATTGCCGGAGATCATGCAATCCATCGAGGCAGCCGAAAAACTGTCGGACGAGGATGCCGAGGCGATTCGGAAGGAGGCGGCCAAGGCTGTGAAAGAAATCTTCGGTTACGGGGGCTAG